One Yoonia sp. BS5-3 genomic window carries:
- a CDS encoding GPW/gp25 family protein, producing the protein MTFEDPGFLGRGWSFPPRFDAATGEPALVTEAEDIMQSLRILFETRPGERVMHPTYGCRIHDYLFDPMNAPTMRAMEAAIERAILFFEPRITLEQIKVHPTDPLEGRLAADLTYRIRQTNARSNIVFPFYIDEGTLITDKPQGAGADR; encoded by the coding sequence ATGACCTTCGAAGACCCCGGATTTCTTGGACGCGGCTGGTCCTTTCCGCCCCGCTTTGACGCGGCCACCGGAGAGCCAGCCCTGGTCACCGAGGCCGAGGATATCATGCAAAGCCTGCGCATTCTGTTTGAAACCCGCCCGGGCGAGCGTGTGATGCATCCCACCTATGGTTGCCGCATCCATGATTATCTGTTTGATCCGATGAACGCTCCCACCATGCGCGCCATGGAGGCCGCAATTGAACGCGCCATCCTGTTCTTTGAGCCGCGCATCACGCTTGAGCAGATCAAGGTGCATCCCACTGACCCGCTTGAGGGCCGGCTGGCCGCTGATCTGACCTACCGGATCCGCCAGACCAATGCGCGTAGCAATATCGTCTTTCCCTTTTACATCGATGAAGGCACGTTGATCACCGATAAACCCCAAGGTGCGGGGGCGGATCGATGA
- a CDS encoding PAAR domain-containing protein encodes MPPAARLTDMHTCPAANGPVPHVGGPIIGPGEATVLIVSLPAAIQGDSCTCVGPPATISKGSATVMIGGSPAARMGDTTSHGGSIITGAPTVIIGG; translated from the coding sequence ATGCCGCCCGCCGCTCGCCTGACCGATATGCACACTTGCCCCGCCGCCAACGGGCCGGTGCCCCATGTGGGCGGGCCAATCATCGGCCCCGGCGAGGCGACGGTGCTGATCGTCAGCCTGCCTGCGGCCATTCAGGGCGACAGTTGCACCTGTGTTGGGCCACCGGCCACGATCTCTAAGGGCTCGGCAACGGTGATGATCGGCGGCAGCCCCGCCGCCCGGATGGGCGACACAACATCCCATGGCGGCAGCATCATCACCGGCGCCCCCACTGTGATTATCGGAGGCTGA
- a CDS encoding ATP-binding protein — protein sequence MTDQSHPSNVHAAAITAELEWLSAVIAARLSHFFGGTDTPFAPPAAPTLPEGAALAQLINKAPLDTAGRLVLALALAPQIQPAVLDPFFVRNTGIDRPFTEFGALRQDSTFFQPTGQTALFLLGGGDTDRRIAAMGLFAPDHPLRSMAGVSLDRSDALLSGALLIAPHKVAALCEGRTPAPDFSPQFPARRLKTGLCWDDLILPREVVHGLDHIAAWLRNRKTILHDWGMQARLGAGFKTLFYGPPGTGKTLTATLLGQRTGLEVYRIDLSMVVSKYIGETEKNLAQVFDMAEQRDWILFFDEADALFGARGATTSANDRHANQEVAYLLQRIEECSGLVILATNLRSNIDEAFFRRFQMAIGFPKPDATLRAALWRSVLGKMPLSDDVNPDALGQAHILAGGAIINVARHAAISALRREADTISQRDIQQAIAGEMRKEGRTG from the coding sequence ATGACTGACCAAAGCCATCCATCCAATGTCCATGCGGCAGCCATCACAGCAGAGCTGGAATGGCTTTCTGCGGTGATCGCAGCGCGCCTGTCGCATTTCTTTGGCGGAACGGATACGCCCTTTGCACCACCAGCGGCCCCCACGTTGCCCGAAGGCGCGGCGCTCGCGCAGCTGATCAACAAGGCACCGCTGGATACTGCAGGGCGCCTCGTGCTTGCGCTCGCATTGGCACCGCAAATCCAGCCTGCCGTGCTGGACCCGTTCTTTGTGCGCAATACCGGGATTGATCGCCCTTTCACCGAATTTGGGGCATTGCGCCAGGACAGCACCTTCTTTCAACCCACCGGCCAGACCGCGCTTTTTCTGCTGGGCGGTGGCGACACAGACCGGCGGATCGCGGCGATGGGGCTTTTTGCGCCAGATCATCCGCTGCGCAGCATGGCGGGCGTGTCGCTGGATCGCTCTGATGCGCTGTTGTCAGGTGCCTTGCTGATTGCGCCGCATAAGGTGGCTGCGCTTTGCGAAGGACGAACCCCTGCACCTGATTTCTCGCCGCAATTTCCAGCGCGGCGGTTGAAAACCGGGCTTTGCTGGGATGATCTGATCCTGCCGCGCGAGGTGGTTCATGGGCTTGACCACATCGCCGCCTGGCTGCGCAACCGTAAAACCATCCTGCATGATTGGGGCATGCAAGCGCGGCTTGGCGCGGGGTTCAAGACCCTGTTTTATGGCCCGCCCGGCACTGGCAAGACGCTGACCGCCACGCTGCTTGGGCAACGCACCGGGCTTGAGGTCTACCGGATCGATCTATCCATGGTCGTGTCCAAATATATCGGCGAGACGGAAAAGAACCTCGCCCAGGTTTTTGATATGGCCGAGCAGCGCGATTGGATCCTGTTCTTTGACGAAGCGGACGCGCTTTTTGGCGCGCGCGGTGCGACAACATCAGCCAATGACCGCCACGCCAATCAAGAGGTCGCCTATCTGTTGCAACGGATTGAGGAATGCAGCGGGCTTGTGATCCTGGCCACGAACCTGCGCAGCAATATTGATGAAGCGTTCTTTCGCCGGTTCCAAATGGCCATTGGCTTTCCCAAGCCAGACGCGACCCTGCGCGCCGCGCTATGGCGCAGTGTTTTGGGGAAAATGCCGCTTAGTGACGATGTGAACCCAGACGCGTTGGGCCAGGCCCACATTTTAGCCGGCGGAGCCATTATCAACGTAGCACGCCATGCGGCGATTTCGGCGCTGCGGCGCGAGGCTGACACCATTTCCCAACGCGATATCCAACAGGCCATTGCAGGCGAAATGCGCAAAGAAGGACGGACCGGATGA
- a CDS encoding phage baseplate assembly protein V, with the protein MADSPITGVDGPLGVIIKVSGAAIADDIAVETVRVTTDLNRIPQALITLADGAVATQEFPLTDGTDFEIGTEIEAFAFFGGGAEQSLFKGIITATRLRLSGGGGSLELTCRDKAICLTDIRKTTSAAQVTDSDVMSTVITDAGLVADVTTTTGDPTDIVQYDCTDWDFLRMLADRNGQVLSVDDGTITSAAPAPSTGAVMTLTAGMDIFDFDCKIDARSLFSSAQISGWDPASQAATTETEDVADGGKWGNTPFTDLTDATGSRIHNIATPYAAGQVDLATMAKARALRPPLAAISGTCQYPGSTLATPGDTIELAGVGERMGGTAFVCGISHEISAGSWSTTARLGLPMGWRSDSFGMAAPGAAGLTAPVQGLHVATVLGIIDSGGTNPMADDAMIQVSVPLMGETPAELWARYAQPYATAGAGIQFLPEVGDEVIIGFLSADPGAPVVLGALHSGSLARTNDATEENELKTITSKSGIHITFDDQKEILTAETPAGQSIVIDDEASTITLTDVTGNTITMADSGMTIAAEGTLDITATQNITIASDLDVEISGMNVSASADVELTAEGSASASFSSSGQTTVEGSIVMIN; encoded by the coding sequence ATGGCCGATTCACCAATCACTGGCGTTGATGGCCCCTTGGGCGTGATCATCAAGGTCTCTGGCGCTGCCATTGCAGATGATATCGCGGTTGAAACGGTGCGCGTGACAACCGATCTGAACCGCATCCCGCAGGCCCTGATCACCCTTGCTGACGGGGCTGTCGCCACACAGGAATTCCCGCTAACCGATGGCACCGATTTTGAAATCGGCACCGAAATTGAGGCCTTTGCCTTTTTTGGTGGCGGCGCGGAACAGTCGCTGTTCAAAGGCATCATCACCGCCACGCGCCTGCGTCTTTCGGGCGGCGGTGGGTCGCTTGAGCTGACCTGCCGTGACAAGGCGATTTGCCTGACGGATATCCGCAAAACGACAAGCGCGGCGCAGGTCACCGATTCCGATGTGATGTCTACCGTGATTACGGATGCCGGGCTGGTCGCCGATGTGACCACCACCACCGGTGATCCGACCGATATCGTGCAATATGATTGTACCGATTGGGATTTCCTGCGGATGCTGGCGGATCGCAATGGCCAGGTTCTGTCTGTCGATGATGGCACGATCACCAGCGCCGCGCCTGCCCCAAGCACCGGCGCAGTGATGACGCTGACGGCTGGCATGGATATCTTTGATTTTGATTGTAAAATAGACGCAAGATCATTGTTTTCCAGCGCGCAGATCAGCGGCTGGGATCCGGCATCGCAAGCCGCCACAACCGAAACAGAGGACGTCGCTGATGGCGGCAAATGGGGCAACACCCCTTTTACTGATCTGACAGATGCAACTGGCAGCCGCATACACAATATTGCCACGCCTTATGCCGCGGGTCAGGTTGATCTGGCCACCATGGCCAAGGCCCGCGCCCTGCGTCCGCCGCTGGCTGCGATCAGCGGCACTTGCCAATATCCCGGCTCAACCTTGGCCACCCCCGGCGACACGATTGAATTGGCCGGTGTCGGCGAAAGGATGGGTGGAACCGCCTTTGTCTGCGGCATCAGCCATGAGATCAGCGCCGGCAGTTGGAGCACAACCGCCCGGCTAGGGCTGCCGATGGGCTGGCGCAGTGATAGCTTTGGCATGGCAGCACCGGGCGCGGCGGGGCTGACCGCGCCCGTGCAAGGGCTACATGTGGCGACCGTTCTGGGCATCATCGACAGCGGCGGGACAAACCCGATGGCCGATGATGCGATGATCCAGGTCAGCGTGCCCTTGATGGGTGAAACCCCCGCAGAGCTTTGGGCGCGCTATGCCCAGCCCTATGCCACGGCCGGGGCCGGTATCCAGTTTCTGCCAGAGGTCGGCGATGAGGTGATCATCGGATTTCTATCAGCAGACCCCGGTGCCCCTGTTGTTCTGGGCGCGTTACATAGTGGCAGTCTGGCCCGTACCAATGATGCCACCGAAGAAAATGAACTGAAGACCATCACCAGCAAATCCGGCATCCACATCACCTTTGACGATCAAAAGGAAATCCTGACCGCCGAAACCCCTGCCGGGCAATCTATCGTGATCGACGATGAAGCCAGCACCATCACCCTGACGGATGTGACAGGCAATACGATCACCATGGCCGATAGTGGCATGACCATCGCCGCAGAGGGCACGCTGGACATCACCGCCACGCAAAACATCACCATCGCCAGCGATCTGGATGTGGAAATCAGCGGCATGAATGTCAGCGCCAGCGCCGATGTTGAGCTGACCGCCGAAGGCAGCGCCAGCGCCAGTTTCAGCTCATCTGGGCAAACCACGGTCGAAGGCTCGATCGTGATGATCAACTAG
- a CDS encoding contractile injection system tape measure protein, with protein sequence MSLPQPHPPQRHAIETLAFDFDVADHRSKIASPDRMLIAIRQELLATIDQALDFAAMGADDVQIPEITLALGTFGDPPDWDNVRTALRDALLSALAPYLRHPHFEKPMLAQVSPQATGTITAKALRLRLTGKTDPTRRDVQSAIDKLPVRELRALAQRINSEDSTAFAADDQPGLRAALTDFALPQSVSVQQEIIKALTGQPLADLTTLMAALRSSTDDQLRSIMARLDIPGPQGGTSNEKHCQAIAKALGRGTEQTHISGDGGSDDLPILRRILADAKLGHRDDQPQFQGSESASENGSHDRLFHSLFSQLAPEDDLDTLLQKQLPDTAAHLQDAIDSLKSATHPIAARRAALAALLSREPIDIVAFRQTAPSAGKTPDLMLGKLFVALGDTAERAAKRVVALGRKDQTRHDSPATNAAHGLEDSAALKEQLSARAHVTQPRRQKAPDHPDYKPRPDRTDQADAIKRNAPPQTATKSKGRQGAAMVSAPAKTHQTGTPPVSQIKAARQKAPQSSQPRSSGTNPLRNESGTDATRSGSIDASNNNGKANPPSFDQAAPPDHAKPTQPDANVVNPVDESAHLVRKDIPAHSTPTDPTSPAGLPSHARPTEPTTADDSPKPSRDAQYDSVGFDTPDQAAPLRETHHTLARSHSETETETETETETETETETETETETETETETETETETETETETETETETETETETETETETETETETEKLWSGDPMSTPIGEITSPSRADESALRFDQTTGLNPRQDSHEPRDDDPTDTGRDAAKDIPVAPEEPDANQTPHAKAHKPRPAAAATGDNAAQETRTPNVAQERDEMANPSSAFAPGLNDVSEPNRPSQDQSAAHKSTAQIQHRPIEHASPTSQPTPLQDSANARAHSGHDRETDNEPGNKAAAMLTENTKAAANDGGMTKPAEPADTTETEDRLTDIFHDLAPEISSAALPLLEHIGQLIIDNGESPRRTVFWAAALHAAARTTKPNVAQIAATFADNLLQQQENKEHILRSAIARNGYQTKADESMTKAAKTILETMLYGHPQPQPQPVPAPRSDLRYDTAAAGLVLFHPYIAMLCDRLEVARNGKALAAAGLGRVRAAFDHLIHGAHPPDIPADALQKCLMGLAPDAASPDPDVLTGADTDLIDGLIQSVISQWGRLGNTSPDGLRAAFIQRGGVLRCDGDRQMLTVNTGPYDMLLDGLPWALNMVHLPWMHAPLHVDWRQSDD encoded by the coding sequence ATGAGCCTGCCGCAACCGCATCCCCCCCAGCGCCACGCGATTGAGACGCTTGCGTTTGATTTTGATGTCGCAGACCACCGCAGCAAGATCGCGAGCCCAGACAGGATGCTGATCGCCATCCGCCAGGAATTGCTGGCCACCATCGACCAAGCCTTGGATTTCGCGGCGATGGGCGCGGATGATGTGCAGATCCCGGAAATCACGCTGGCACTTGGGACATTCGGTGACCCGCCTGATTGGGACAATGTGCGCACGGCTCTGCGCGACGCGCTACTTAGCGCCCTGGCCCCTTATCTGCGGCATCCGCACTTTGAAAAGCCCATGCTGGCGCAGGTCAGCCCCCAGGCCACAGGGACTATCACGGCAAAAGCGCTTCGATTGCGGCTGACGGGCAAGACAGACCCAACACGGCGCGACGTTCAATCCGCCATCGACAAGCTGCCCGTCCGCGAACTGCGCGCTTTGGCGCAGCGGATCAACAGCGAAGATAGCACCGCATTTGCGGCCGATGACCAGCCTGGATTGCGCGCGGCGCTGACTGATTTCGCCCTGCCCCAATCCGTTTCAGTGCAGCAAGAGATCATCAAGGCGCTGACCGGACAGCCCTTGGCCGATCTGACCACCCTTATGGCCGCCTTAAGGTCCAGTACGGATGATCAGCTGAGATCGATCATGGCACGCCTCGACATCCCCGGCCCACAGGGCGGCACCAGCAACGAAAAGCACTGCCAAGCAATCGCAAAGGCGCTTGGGCGCGGCACAGAACAAACACATATATCGGGCGACGGCGGCTCTGATGACCTGCCAATCCTGCGCAGGATTTTGGCTGATGCCAAGCTGGGCCATCGTGATGATCAACCGCAGTTTCAGGGGTCCGAAAGTGCGTCGGAAAACGGCAGTCATGATAGGCTATTTCACTCTCTTTTCAGCCAATTAGCACCTGAAGATGATCTTGATACACTGCTACAAAAGCAGCTACCGGACACCGCGGCGCATCTGCAAGACGCTATCGACAGCCTGAAAAGCGCAACACACCCGATCGCAGCCAGGCGGGCCGCTTTGGCGGCCTTGCTCAGCCGCGAACCAATCGACATTGTCGCCTTCCGGCAAACCGCCCCTTCGGCTGGCAAAACCCCGGATTTGATGCTGGGCAAGCTTTTTGTCGCCTTGGGCGATACAGCAGAACGCGCCGCGAAACGCGTTGTGGCGCTGGGCCGAAAAGACCAGACGCGCCATGACAGCCCCGCGACAAACGCGGCCCATGGTTTGGAAGACAGCGCTGCCCTAAAAGAACAGCTGTCAGCGCGGGCGCATGTCACCCAGCCTAGACGCCAAAAGGCTCCTGATCATCCAGACTACAAACCGCGCCCTGATCGCACAGATCAAGCGGATGCGATCAAGCGCAATGCGCCACCCCAAACTGCTACAAAATCAAAGGGCCGCCAAGGCGCAGCAATGGTGTCAGCCCCGGCAAAAACCCATCAAACAGGCACCCCGCCGGTCAGTCAGATCAAGGCTGCAAGGCAGAAAGCCCCGCAGTCTTCCCAGCCCCGTAGCTCTGGCACCAATCCTCTGCGCAATGAAAGTGGAACGGATGCGACTAGGTCTGGATCCATCGACGCGTCTAATAACAACGGCAAGGCAAATCCGCCGTCCTTTGATCAAGCAGCACCGCCTGATCACGCAAAGCCGACGCAGCCAGACGCGAATGTGGTCAATCCTGTAGATGAAAGCGCGCATCTGGTTCGCAAAGACATACCAGCCCATTCAACACCAACCGATCCAACATCGCCCGCAGGCCTACCCAGCCATGCCCGCCCAACAGAACCGACAACGGCGGATGACAGCCCAAAGCCCTCACGCGATGCCCAATATGACAGTGTGGGTTTCGACACCCCCGATCAGGCTGCGCCATTGAGGGAAACACACCATACTCTTGCTCGTTCTCATTCCGAGACCGAGACCGAGACCGAGACCGAGACCGAGACCGAGACCGAGACCGAGACCGAGACCGAGACCGAGACCGAGACCGAGACCGAGACCGAGACCGAGACCGAGACCGAGACCGAGACCGAGACCGAGACCGAGACCGAGACCGAGACCGAGACCGAGACCGAGACCGAGACCGAGACCGAGACCGAGACCGAGACCGAGAAATTGTGGTCAGGCGACCCAATGTCAACACCCATTGGGGAAATCACATCACCCAGCCGCGCGGATGAAAGCGCTTTGCGATTTGATCAGACGACCGGTCTGAACCCGCGTCAGGATTCGCATGAACCGCGTGACGATGACCCGACCGATACGGGGCGCGATGCGGCAAAAGACATCCCTGTCGCGCCAGAGGAACCGGACGCAAATCAAACGCCTCATGCAAAGGCCCATAAACCGAGGCCAGCAGCAGCGGCGACCGGCGACAATGCCGCCCAGGAGACACGGACACCGAATGTCGCGCAGGAAAGGGATGAAATGGCCAATCCCTCATCTGCCTTCGCACCAGGTCTTAACGATGTCTCAGAACCGAACAGGCCTTCGCAAGACCAGTCTGCGGCCCACAAAAGCACCGCGCAGATCCAGCATCGCCCTATAGAGCATGCGTCCCCAACCAGCCAGCCAACGCCGCTACAGGATAGCGCAAACGCGCGGGCGCACAGCGGACATGACCGTGAAACAGATAACGAGCCGGGCAATAAAGCGGCTGCTATGCTCACCGAAAACACAAAAGCAGCGGCCAATGATGGCGGTATGACGAAGCCCGCTGAACCTGCCGACACTACCGAAACAGAGGACCGGCTGACAGACATTTTCCACGACCTTGCACCAGAGATATCAAGCGCAGCCCTGCCCCTGCTAGAGCATATTGGGCAGCTGATCATTGACAACGGGGAAAGCCCACGCCGTACGGTTTTTTGGGCGGCCGCTCTACATGCTGCGGCGCGAACCACAAAGCCCAATGTTGCGCAAATCGCGGCAACCTTCGCAGATAATCTTTTACAGCAGCAAGAGAACAAAGAGCATATTTTGCGCAGTGCCATCGCGCGTAACGGCTACCAAACAAAGGCAGACGAAAGCATGACAAAAGCGGCCAAGACTATCTTGGAAACAATGCTTTACGGACACCCACAACCCCAGCCCCAGCCCGTTCCGGCACCGCGCAGCGATCTGCGCTATGATACCGCCGCTGCCGGGTTGGTCTTGTTCCATCCCTATATCGCGATGCTCTGCGATCGGTTGGAGGTTGCGCGGAACGGTAAAGCGCTCGCCGCTGCGGGGCTCGGCCGGGTTCGGGCGGCCTTTGATCATCTGATCCATGGCGCGCATCCGCCCGATATCCCTGCCGATGCGCTGCAAAAATGCTTGATGGGGTTGGCACCTGACGCAGCATCGCCCGATCCGGACGTGCTGACAGGCGCAGATACAGATCTGATCGATGGGCTGATCCAGTCGGTCATCAGCCAATGGGGTCGGCTTGGAAACACCTCGCCCGATGGGCTGCGGGCCGCATTTATCCAGCGCGGCGGTGTGCTGCGCTGCGATGGCGACCGGCAGATGCTGACCGTTAATACCGGCCCCTATGACATGCTGCTCGATGGGCTGCCCTGGGCGCTGAACATGGTCCACCTACCATGGATGCACGCGCCCCTTCACGTCGATTGGAGACAATCCGATGACTGA
- a CDS encoding phage tail protein, protein MAFFDPPVAFHFSVVFIGFVPPVPDMAFQEVSGLETSLELESLEEGGENRFVHQLPKPAKRSNLKLKRGMTTAASGLVQWCRSSLEGGLAEPIIPKDMTVSLLNEMRIPVAVWSIGNAFPVKWTVSDLDAMKNELAFETIELAYTTLQRMA, encoded by the coding sequence ATGGCCTTTTTTGACCCTCCTGTCGCGTTTCATTTTTCGGTGGTTTTCATTGGGTTCGTCCCGCCAGTCCCCGATATGGCGTTTCAGGAGGTCAGCGGGCTAGAGACATCGCTTGAACTGGAAAGCCTTGAAGAAGGTGGCGAGAACCGGTTTGTGCATCAACTGCCCAAACCGGCCAAGCGTAGCAATCTCAAGCTCAAGCGCGGCATGACAACCGCAGCCAGTGGGCTGGTCCAATGGTGTCGGTCTTCGCTTGAGGGCGGGCTGGCCGAGCCGATCATACCCAAGGATATGACCGTCTCGCTGCTGAATGAAATGCGGATCCCCGTTGCTGTCTGGTCCATTGGCAACGCTTTTCCGGTCAAATGGACCGTCAGCGATCTGGACGCGATGAAAAACGAATTGGCCTTTGAAACCATAGAGTTGGCCTACACGACCTTACAAAGGATGGCATGA
- a CDS encoding peptidoglycan-binding protein, whose amino-acid sequence MSKMTITRCSTSTSQISPMSGDGNVFTTTINPSSYNRKYGTKFSGASADQGAAIGKPAPVPKFSASEPEEVSFDLTLDGTGVVPDAAGTTVAEQINKLRDIAYAYSGEEHEPDAVQIDWGDELKAFQGRLTSLEIDYTLFDPDGVPLRAAMKLKFIEALTEAQVALEANNQSPDLTHIVQVREGDTLPLLCERIYKDVSKYLEVARFNDLDNFRNLKPDTLLRFPPMR is encoded by the coding sequence ATGTCCAAGATGACCATCACCCGGTGCAGCACCAGCACATCGCAAATCTCGCCTATGAGCGGGGATGGAAATGTCTTTACCACAACGATCAACCCCTCATCCTATAACCGCAAATATGGCACCAAATTCTCCGGGGCCAGCGCCGATCAGGGCGCGGCGATCGGTAAACCTGCGCCGGTGCCAAAATTCTCGGCCTCTGAACCCGAAGAGGTATCGTTCGATCTGACCCTGGATGGCACAGGTGTTGTCCCCGATGCGGCAGGCACCACGGTCGCCGAACAGATCAACAAGCTGCGCGATATCGCCTATGCCTATTCGGGCGAGGAACATGAGCCCGATGCGGTCCAAATCGACTGGGGGGATGAGCTGAAGGCCTTTCAGGGCCGCCTGACCAGCCTTGAGATCGATTATACCTTATTTGATCCTGATGGTGTGCCCTTGCGCGCTGCCATGAAGCTGAAATTCATCGAAGCCCTGACCGAAGCGCAGGTTGCCCTTGAGGCCAATAACCAATCCCCCGATCTGACCCATATCGTTCAGGTCCGCGAGGGCGACACCCTGCCCCTGCTCTGCGAGCGGATTTACAAAGATGTCTCCAAATACCTTGAGGTCGCGCGCTTCAACGATCTTGATAATTTCCGCAATCTGAAGCCGGACACGCTCTTGCGTTTCCCCCCGATGAGATAA
- a CDS encoding phage tail protein encodes MAEDGSAQSASIWPLPKFHFQVKWDDTELAFQEVSGLDIETEPLEYRAGNNPVFSTSKMPGMIKSGNITMKKGVFAKDNAIFDWFNEIKMNTITRKALTISLLDEAQAPTMVWKVQNAFPVKVIGTDLKAEGNEVAVESIEIAHEGFVIENA; translated from the coding sequence ATGGCAGAAGATGGTTCCGCCCAATCCGCGTCGATCTGGCCCCTTCCCAAGTTCCACTTTCAGGTGAAATGGGACGACACCGAACTGGCCTTCCAAGAGGTCTCGGGCCTCGATATCGAAACCGAGCCGCTGGAATATCGCGCGGGCAACAACCCGGTGTTTTCGACTTCGAAAATGCCCGGGATGATCAAATCGGGCAATATCACCATGAAGAAAGGCGTGTTCGCCAAGGACAATGCGATCTTTGATTGGTTCAACGAAATCAAGATGAACACAATCACACGCAAGGCTTTGACGATCTCGCTGCTCGATGAGGCCCAGGCCCCGACCATGGTTTGGAAAGTGCAAAATGCCTTTCCGGTCAAGGTGATCGGCACCGATCTGAAAGCAGAAGGTAACGAAGTCGCGGTCGAAAGCATTGAGATCGCCCATGAAGGCTTTGTGATCGAGAACGCCTAA